Part of the Crossiella cryophila genome, GGCGAGGCGTTGCGGGCGGCCAAGAACTTCCGCCTGGACCCGAGCCACCTCGCACTTTCCGGGGTGTGCGGGCAGTGTGGTGCGAAAGAGCCGAGGGAGACATCGTGAGTTCACCGTTGCTGGGCAGGCCGGGCGCGATCGCCGCGCCGGAGGGTTCACCGGACCTGGGCGTGCCATGGCACTTCGGTGACCCGCCTGCCGAGGCCCGCACCGCGGCCCGGCGCGCGGCCGTGGTGGACCGCTCGCACCGGGTGATCATCGCGGTGCCCGGCGCGGACCGGCTGGACTGGCTGCACTCGCTGACCTCCCAGCACTTCCACCAGCTCGCCCCCGGCACCGGCGGGGAGGCACTGGTGCTGGACGCGCAGGGCCGGGTGGAGCACCACATGCTGGTCGCCCACCACGGCGAGACGATCTACCTGGACACCGAGGCGGAGACCGCGCCCGCGCTGCTGTCCTACCTGACCAAGATGGTCTTCTGGAGCAAGGTCGAGCCCAAGGACGTCAGCGCGGAGTTCGCACTGCTCACCGTGCTCGGCCCGGACACCGCCGAGGTGCTGGCCAAGGTCGGCGCCGAGGTCCCGGACACCGCCTACGCGCTGACCGACCTGCCCGGCGGCGGCTTCGTCCGCCGGATGCCCTGGCCCACCCTGGACGTGGTGGACCTGCTGGTGCCGCACGCCGAGCTGATCACCTGGTTCCAGCGGCTGGCCGACGCCGGGGCCCGGCCCACCGGCACGCTGGCGTACGAGGCCCTGCGGGTGGAGGCGTTGCGGCCGCGGCTGGGCCAGGACACCGACAACCGGACCATCCCGCAGGAGGTCAACTGGATCGGGGTGGCGGTGC contains:
- the ygfZ gene encoding CAF17-like 4Fe-4S cluster assembly/insertion protein YgfZ, with the protein product MSSPLLGRPGAIAAPEGSPDLGVPWHFGDPPAEARTAARRAAVVDRSHRVIIAVPGADRLDWLHSLTSQHFHQLAPGTGGEALVLDAQGRVEHHMLVAHHGETIYLDTEAETAPALLSYLTKMVFWSKVEPKDVSAEFALLTVLGPDTAEVLAKVGAEVPDTAYALTDLPGGGFVRRMPWPTLDVVDLLVPHAELITWFQRLADAGARPTGTLAYEALRVEALRPRLGQDTDNRTIPQEVNWIGVAVHLDKGCYRGQETVARVHNLGRPPRRMVLLHLDGSADAVPETGDPVTLDGRAVGRLGSVVMHHELGPIGLALLKQSVPVDAQLLAGAEDRLVAATVDPDSVPAPTGEPPGKAALRRLRG